The following are encoded together in the Oncorhynchus masou masou isolate Uvic2021 chromosome 5, UVic_Omas_1.1, whole genome shotgun sequence genome:
- the LOC135534611 gene encoding zinc finger protein 239-like yields MDRDKAIPFPSTFLVSPGQTSPGTALLLGLVDCRKTPGQNGTERGEEEHGDMISLSDISYRCSLSERGLSSGEPQHHDADKKEKSLSRPEHLKKHQHRGIGKKPHHCCSDCGKSFAKQKDLIIHKRSHTGEKPYHCSQFGKSFAASKTLKSHQIIHTGESPYPCFDCGKYFNELGAQTTHQCIHNREKSYSCDQCGMRFRKSDHLTTHQRIHTGEKPYSCDQCGKRFSHSGGLTKHQRIHTGEKPYSCDQCGKSFNQSGDMTTHQRIHTGEKPYSCDQCGKSFNQSVHLTRHQRIHTGEKPYSCDQCGKSFALDFNLTTHQRIHTGEKPYSCLCGKSFAHSASLKNHQKAQTCHLSSPSSPAPVLDP; encoded by the exons ATGGATCGG GACAAAGCTATTCCGTTCCCCTCCACCTTCCTGGTGTCCCCAGGTCAAACGTCTCCCGGGACCGCTTTACTGCTGGGTCTGGTTGATTGCAGGAAAACACCGGGACAGAATGGAactgagagaggagaagaagaacatGGAGATATGATATCATTAA GTGACATCTCTTATCGTTGCTCTCTCAGTGAGAGGGGCTTATcatctggggagcctcaacatcatgatgctgacaagaaagagaagagtctctccagaccAGAACACCTCAAGAAGCACCAGCATAGAGGTATAGGGAAGAAACCTCaccactgctgctctgactgtgggaagagttttgctaAACAGAAGGATTTGATAATTCACAAACGGAGTCACACCGGAGAGAAACCGTACCACTGCTCTCAGTTTGGGAAGAGTTTCGCTGCATCTAAAACCTTAAAATCTCATCAGATAATTCATACAGGGGAGAGCCCTTATCCCTGCTTTGATTGTGGGAAATACTTCAATGAATTAGGAGCCCAGACTACACACCAATGCATACACAATCGAGAGAagtcttatagctgtgatcaatgtgggatgCGCTTCAGGAAATCAGACCACCTGACTACACACCAACGCATACACacgggagagaaaccttatagctgtgatcagtgtgggaagcgCTTCAGTCATTCAGGAGGCCTGACTAAACACCAacgcatacacacaggagagaaaccttatagctgtgatcagtgtgggaagagcttcaatcAGTCAGGAGACATGACTACACACCAacgcatacacacaggagagaaaccttatagctgtgatcagtgtgggaagagcttcaatcAATCAGTACACCTGACTAGACACCaacgaatacacacaggagagaagccttatagctgtgatcagtgtggaaagagttttgctCTAGATTTcaatctgacaacacaccagcgaatacacactggagagaaaccttactcCTGTCTATGTGGAAAGAGCTTTGCTCATTCAGCATCACTGAAAAACCACCAGAAAGCACAAACATGTCAtctttcatctccctcctctccggcACCGGTTCTAGATCCCTAA